Proteins encoded by one window of Acetivibrio thermocellus ATCC 27405:
- a CDS encoding AzlC family ABC transporter permease yields MNKSQTKINDFVYGFKKGTPILLGYIPVAFTFGLMAVGGGLHPLMAVFISLTNLTSAGQFAGTNLIIQGAGYLEIALTTFVINIRYMLMSLSLSQKIDPKITLWQRLVFGFGITDETFSVASMEKGRLSYFYMLGLIAGPIFGWSFGTALGAFTSSALPESLSNAMGIALFAMFIAIIVPPAKKSRPVLMIVLISVAINLALKYIPLFSFISSGFAIIISTVLGAGIGAAIWPIKEENPVLKEE; encoded by the coding sequence ATGAACAAAAGTCAAACAAAAATAAATGATTTTGTCTATGGATTTAAAAAAGGAACACCGATTCTATTAGGATACATACCGGTAGCTTTTACTTTCGGCCTTATGGCTGTCGGCGGCGGACTTCATCCGTTAATGGCAGTGTTTATTTCCCTGACCAACCTTACCAGCGCAGGGCAGTTTGCCGGTACAAATTTAATTATCCAGGGTGCGGGTTATCTTGAAATTGCCCTTACCACCTTCGTTATAAATATCAGGTACATGCTGATGTCTCTTTCTCTGTCTCAAAAAATCGATCCAAAGATTACACTTTGGCAGCGTCTTGTCTTCGGATTTGGAATAACCGACGAAACCTTTTCGGTGGCTTCAATGGAAAAAGGAAGGTTGTCTTATTTCTATATGTTGGGGCTAATCGCAGGACCAATTTTCGGCTGGAGTTTCGGAACGGCTTTAGGTGCCTTCACCAGTTCCGCATTGCCCGAATCCCTGAGCAATGCAATGGGTATTGCCTTGTTCGCCATGTTTATTGCAATAATAGTTCCGCCTGCAAAAAAATCCAGACCGGTTCTGATGATTGTACTTATTTCAGTTGCGATAAATCTGGCTTTAAAATATATCCCTCTCTTTAGCTTTATTTCAAGCGGTTTTGCTATTATTATTTCCACCGTACTTGGTGCCGGAATCGGTGCCGCCATATGGCCCATAAAAGAAGAAAATCCCGTTTTAAAGGAGGAGTAA
- a CDS encoding sodium-translocating pyrophosphatase, translating into MIQITTQTIQIVAILISLLSLGVAAWLYSWVKSQPSSNARIAEIGGYIRQGANTFLRREYLILARFTAIAAVLILIFLPHPIWSGNITQNIWMAVSYIFGTVLSALAGKIGIQIATIANIKSAEAAQKGVKPAFMTGFRGGAVMGMAVVGTSLLGVTLVLLIVGDASAVLGFSFGASSLALFAKAGGGIFTKTADISADLVGKVELGLEEDDPRNPAVIADNVGDNVGDVAGMGADLFDSNVASMAAALVMATALGGPDSKNVAMVFAYAAIGLLSSVIGVATARIGKNGDPGKALNSSTYVTTAIFAVLTALSTYIFNFEWRIWGATAIGLIVGTIIGLTSDYFTNDAKPPVRAVANASKSGPAFTILSGFSYGLLSALPSLIGIAVTALISYYICEPLGSGYGMFGISMSALGMLSIVGMIISNDAYGPIVDNARGLAEMGGFGEKVIAIADELDSAGNTVKAVTKGFSISAAGLTVISLLGAFMSEVNTAASELGVQGIANFDIMNPTVFFGLIVGVAIPAVFSAMLMLGVDKNAQRMVAEIHRQWDTIPGLKEGKENAKPDYDKCIDIATTGSLKELIPAGLVAIFSTILVGFIGGASAIGGFLTGNITSGLLLALLMSNAGGLWDNSKKYVEAGNCGGKGSTAHKAAVVGDTVGDPFKDTAGPSINTQITVVSLVSSLLASLFLMYSIF; encoded by the coding sequence ATGATTCAGATTACTACCCAAACAATTCAGATTGTTGCGATATTGATATCGCTTCTTTCTCTTGGTGTTGCTGCATGGCTGTACTCATGGGTGAAATCCCAGCCTTCATCCAATGCCCGTATTGCTGAAATCGGAGGATATATCCGCCAGGGAGCAAATACCTTTTTAAGACGTGAATATCTTATTCTCGCCCGTTTTACTGCTATAGCGGCTGTACTGATTCTCATTTTCCTTCCTCATCCTATCTGGTCAGGTAATATTACTCAAAATATCTGGATGGCTGTATCATATATTTTTGGTACGGTTCTTTCAGCACTGGCGGGAAAAATAGGTATTCAGATTGCAACTATTGCCAACATTAAGTCTGCCGAAGCAGCACAAAAAGGTGTTAAACCGGCCTTTATGACAGGATTCCGCGGAGGCGCTGTAATGGGTATGGCCGTTGTAGGTACCAGCCTCTTGGGAGTTACCCTTGTTCTATTGATAGTCGGAGATGCCAGCGCAGTCCTTGGTTTCAGTTTTGGTGCAAGTTCACTGGCTCTCTTCGCAAAAGCCGGAGGCGGTATATTTACAAAAACTGCTGACATCAGCGCCGACCTGGTAGGTAAGGTGGAGCTCGGTCTTGAAGAAGACGATCCGAGAAATCCCGCAGTTATAGCCGACAACGTCGGAGACAACGTAGGTGATGTTGCCGGAATGGGCGCAGACCTCTTCGACTCCAACGTTGCCTCAATGGCCGCTGCACTGGTTATGGCCACTGCTCTCGGAGGACCTGACAGCAAAAACGTAGCAATGGTTTTCGCCTATGCGGCAATAGGTCTTTTGTCTTCGGTTATTGGAGTGGCTACGGCACGCATCGGCAAAAACGGTGACCCGGGAAAAGCTCTCAACAGTTCCACTTATGTGACCACCGCCATTTTTGCCGTACTTACGGCTTTGTCAACCTACATCTTTAACTTCGAATGGCGTATTTGGGGCGCAACTGCCATAGGTCTGATAGTCGGAACCATTATAGGTCTTACCTCTGACTATTTCACAAACGACGCAAAACCTCCGGTTCGAGCCGTTGCAAATGCTTCAAAGTCAGGACCTGCTTTTACCATACTTTCAGGTTTTTCCTACGGATTGCTAAGTGCCCTTCCTTCACTGATTGGTATAGCAGTAACTGCTTTAATATCCTATTATATTTGTGAACCTCTCGGAAGCGGCTATGGAATGTTCGGTATTTCAATGTCAGCTCTCGGTATGCTTTCAATAGTCGGAATGATTATTTCTAACGACGCTTACGGTCCGATTGTTGATAATGCCCGCGGTCTGGCTGAAATGGGCGGCTTTGGTGAAAAGGTTATTGCCATTGCCGACGAACTGGATTCAGCCGGAAACACTGTCAAGGCGGTAACAAAAGGATTCTCCATAAGTGCCGCAGGTCTTACGGTTATATCCCTTTTGGGTGCTTTCATGAGTGAGGTAAACACTGCTGCATCCGAATTGGGTGTTCAGGGAATTGCGAACTTCGATATCATGAATCCAACTGTATTCTTCGGACTTATAGTTGGTGTGGCAATCCCGGCAGTATTCTCTGCAATGTTGATGCTGGGTGTTGACAAAAACGCTCAGAGAATGGTTGCTGAGATTCATCGTCAATGGGATACAATTCCGGGGCTTAAAGAAGGAAAGGAAAATGCCAAACCGGATTACGACAAGTGTATAGATATCGCTACAACAGGCTCTCTTAAGGAATTGATCCCTGCCGGATTAGTTGCAATATTCTCGACCATACTTGTCGGCTTTATCGGCGGTGCATCGGCAATCGGAGGATTTTTGACCGGTAACATTACTTCCGGACTCCTGCTTGCACTTCTGATGTCCAATGCAGGCGGTCTTTGGGACAACTCCAAAAAGTATGTTGAGGCAGGAAATTGCGGCGGAAAAGGTTCAACAGCACACAAAGCTGCCGTTGTGGGAGATACCGTAGGTGACCCGTTCAAAGATACTGCCGGTCCTTCCATCAATACGCAGATTACCGTTGTGTCACTGGTTTCTTCGCTGCTTGCATCATTGTTCCTTATGTACTCAATTTTCTAA
- a CDS encoding metallophosphoesterase — MYEFKRLSEVFESAEEIPFDDFSKIIIMSDCHRGDGSWADNFSKNKNIYYAALTYYYRNNFTYIELGDGDELWENDNICDIISEHRDVFSLLTRFIDEGRAYFIYGNHDIEKKKYALRTLRERKSFKYLEDGDKRNVAAFFKTKVHEGLILRHRVTGDKIFLVHGHQADFANDKLWRVSKFFVRYLWRPLELLGIRDPNSASKNDRKKTVIANKIVDWVKSNNQMIIAGHTHRAVFPAVGQPPYFNDGCCVHPYGITGIEIVHGKIALVKWSVKTKDDGTLYVGRDEIEKPVKLKEYFR, encoded by the coding sequence ATGTATGAATTCAAGAGGTTGTCGGAAGTTTTTGAGTCTGCGGAGGAGATTCCTTTTGATGATTTTTCCAAAATTATCATAATGAGCGATTGTCACAGGGGAGACGGAAGCTGGGCGGATAATTTCAGTAAAAACAAGAACATTTACTATGCTGCACTGACCTATTACTATCGCAATAATTTTACTTATATAGAACTGGGGGATGGAGACGAGCTGTGGGAAAATGACAATATATGTGACATAATAAGTGAACACAGAGACGTCTTTTCCTTGCTGACCAGGTTTATTGATGAAGGCAGGGCTTACTTTATCTACGGCAATCATGATATTGAGAAGAAAAAGTATGCATTGAGAACCCTTAGGGAAAGAAAAAGTTTTAAGTATTTGGAAGACGGCGACAAAAGAAATGTAGCCGCATTTTTTAAAACAAAAGTACACGAGGGTTTGATTTTACGGCACAGGGTCACGGGAGACAAAATATTTCTTGTACACGGACATCAGGCGGATTTTGCAAACGACAAATTGTGGAGGGTCAGCAAATTTTTTGTAAGGTATTTATGGAGACCGCTTGAGTTGTTGGGAATTCGGGACCCAAACAGTGCATCGAAAAATGACCGGAAAAAAACAGTTATTGCAAACAAGATTGTAGACTGGGTCAAGAGCAACAATCAGATGATTATTGCAGGCCACACTCACAGAGCGGTATTTCCGGCGGTCGGCCAGCCACCATATTTTAATGACGGCTGCTGTGTCCATCCTTATGGCATAACGGGAATAGAGATTGTACATGGAAAGATAGCACTTGTCAAATGGAGTGTAAAAACCAAGGATGACGGTACCTTGTACGTCGGCAGGGATGAAATAGAGAAGCCGGTGAAGCTTAAAGAATACTTCAGATAA
- a CDS encoding AzlD domain-containing protein yields the protein MPYALIAALLMALVTYLPRVLPIAVFRKEIKSTYIKSFLRYVPYAVLGALTFPDIFSSTNNYGTAICGTVVALILAYMEKSLFIVALGAILTVYVTGLFL from the coding sequence ATGCCGTATGCACTCATTGCCGCTTTGTTAATGGCGCTTGTTACATATTTGCCCAGGGTACTTCCCATTGCCGTCTTTAGAAAAGAAATCAAATCAACTTATATAAAATCTTTTTTACGGTATGTCCCTTATGCAGTATTGGGAGCACTTACGTTTCCGGACATTTTTAGTTCCACCAACAATTACGGCACTGCCATCTGCGGCACTGTTGTCGCTTTAATTCTGGCTTATATGGAAAAAAGCCTTTTTATAGTGGCATTGGGAGCAATATTGACCGTATATGTCACCGGATTGTTTCTATAG
- a CDS encoding DUF4474 domain-containing protein: MFDEVRDVTALLNSNVLLIAGTIIALVVIVLIALIVRKKLFIKLVSFLNKHIDALLFLIGIGKKKADKQKLNQSFAIAGYAYDEKQDIFYSTKDAWQRKFGYCRLYDEAAAPLGMIVDCEPIHFEYKGKRWLIQFWKGQYDLPTGAEVGVYATDKPDINIPGLFKGTFYNSIKDDEFLWMSFTLKKNGKVLFERGDRHWWLTGFKLGEFSQPWELTMEITITLKDAVMCSAFIDGLKRAGYTNKEIKRYGNSVRVIFDKPRTPQPFTRTKVTDEIIQKKNKLLCDLYNEVTKGCVTLEEKIAAIREKAPELYQHILGLGRPKELYSSYKRIQRHLTE; the protein is encoded by the coding sequence ATGTTTGACGAGGTGAGAGACGTAACGGCTTTGTTAAATTCAAACGTATTGCTTATCGCCGGAACTATAATTGCTTTAGTTGTAATCGTTTTAATTGCCCTGATTGTCAGAAAAAAACTTTTCATAAAACTTGTTTCGTTTTTGAATAAACATATTGACGCGCTTTTGTTTCTCATAGGAATAGGCAAAAAAAAGGCAGACAAGCAAAAACTCAACCAATCCTTTGCCATTGCCGGTTATGCGTATGACGAAAAGCAGGACATTTTTTATTCCACAAAAGACGCATGGCAAAGAAAATTTGGATATTGCCGTTTGTATGATGAGGCGGCGGCACCTTTAGGAATGATAGTGGATTGTGAGCCGATTCATTTTGAGTACAAGGGAAAGAGATGGTTAATTCAGTTCTGGAAAGGGCAATATGATTTGCCTACCGGTGCTGAGGTGGGGGTATATGCAACCGACAAACCGGATATAAACATTCCGGGGTTATTTAAAGGAACTTTTTATAACAGTATAAAGGATGATGAGTTTTTATGGATGTCATTTACTTTAAAAAAGAATGGAAAAGTACTTTTTGAGCGCGGAGACCGGCATTGGTGGTTGACAGGTTTCAAACTTGGTGAATTCTCCCAGCCGTGGGAATTGACCATGGAGATTACCATAACATTAAAAGATGCTGTGATGTGTTCGGCATTTATTGACGGATTGAAGAGAGCGGGATATACAAACAAGGAGATAAAAAGATACGGAAATTCCGTAAGGGTAATATTTGACAAGCCTCGTACTCCCCAGCCTTTTACACGAACAAAGGTAACTGATGAAATCATCCAGAAAAAAAACAAACTTTTATGTGACCTATATAATGAAGTTACAAAAGGATGCGTTACTTTGGAAGAAAAGATAGCTGCAATCCGTGAAAAAGCGCCGGAATTGTATCAGCACATTCTTGGTTTGGGAAGACCAAAAGAGTTGTACAGCTCCTATAAAAGGATTCAAAGGCATTTGACGGAATAA
- a CDS encoding glycoside hydrolase family 1 protein gives MVTFKLNDEFMFGTATASTQIEGGDTGNTWYKWCQEGRIKDSSSCITACDHWNRVEEDTELLKNLGVQTHRMSLEWSRIEPSRGKFSDDAMKHYRDEIKLLVENNIKPLVTLHHFSEPIWFHEMGGWKKTGNADIFIEYVKYVVENLGDLVSDWVTFNEPNVYVDFGYVIGIFPPGERSLSEGLKVTAELINTHVKLYRLIHRIRRERKFAGRTMVGTAMHLRIFDGISSTGKMIAKVVDYLFNEMFMEGMTTGHMMFPLSKKGSSHKKGRYADFLGINYYTRNIVEFVFDPSLYFHELVCDKDLTKSDLGWDIYPEGIYKVCKRYYKKYKLPIYITENGISDKNDTKRPSFIASHLAYIAKAIKEGIPIERYYYWTLMDNFEWLEGESTDFGLYDCNFRTQERIPRKSVRLYEQICRRKELTAEMIEDFKKYSGITIETIR, from the coding sequence ATGGTTACTTTTAAGCTTAATGATGAATTCATGTTTGGAACCGCTACCGCAAGTACTCAGATTGAGGGTGGGGATACGGGAAATACATGGTATAAGTGGTGCCAGGAAGGACGTATCAAGGACTCCAGCAGCTGTATCACTGCATGTGACCATTGGAACAGGGTGGAGGAGGATACGGAGCTGTTGAAGAACTTGGGAGTTCAAACCCACAGAATGAGTCTTGAGTGGAGCAGAATAGAGCCTTCCAGGGGCAAATTTTCCGATGACGCAATGAAACATTACAGAGATGAGATTAAGCTTTTGGTGGAGAACAACATAAAGCCTCTGGTTACGCTTCATCACTTTTCCGAGCCCATTTGGTTTCATGAAATGGGGGGATGGAAAAAAACGGGCAATGCAGATATTTTTATAGAATATGTGAAGTATGTGGTTGAAAATTTGGGTGACCTTGTAAGCGACTGGGTAACCTTTAACGAGCCCAATGTCTATGTTGATTTTGGTTATGTAATCGGCATTTTCCCTCCGGGGGAAAGAAGCCTGTCTGAAGGGTTAAAGGTTACGGCAGAGCTTATAAACACCCATGTAAAACTATACCGGCTGATACATAGGATAAGAAGAGAGCGCAAATTTGCAGGCAGGACAATGGTAGGAACGGCAATGCACCTTCGCATCTTTGACGGGATAAGTTCTACCGGAAAAATGATAGCCAAAGTTGTAGATTATCTGTTTAACGAAATGTTTATGGAAGGCATGACGACAGGGCACATGATGTTTCCTCTTTCCAAAAAGGGTTCAAGCCATAAAAAAGGCAGGTATGCGGATTTTTTGGGAATTAATTATTATACAAGAAATATTGTTGAGTTCGTATTTGACCCGTCCCTTTATTTTCACGAGCTTGTATGTGACAAGGATTTGACCAAATCGGACCTCGGGTGGGACATATATCCGGAAGGCATATACAAAGTATGCAAGAGGTACTATAAGAAATATAAACTTCCCATTTATATAACCGAAAACGGAATAAGCGATAAAAATGACACCAAACGGCCGAGCTTTATTGCCAGCCATCTTGCTTATATTGCAAAAGCCATAAAAGAAGGGATTCCGATAGAACGGTATTATTACTGGACGCTGATGGATAACTTCGAATGGCTTGAAGGTGAGTCAACGGATTTCGGCCTTTACGACTGCAATTTCCGCACGCAGGAGAGGATACCGAGAAAAAGCGTCCGGCTTTATGAGCAAATATGCAGAAGAAAAGAATTAACCGCGGAGATGATTGAGGATTTTAAGAAGTACAGCGGGATTACTATAGAAACAATCCGGTGA